The nucleotide sequence AATCACGACATCCATCCCGCCACACGAACGTTTCAAGCGTTGCGGATCGCGGTCAATGAGGAACTGGACATCCTGACGCGCACCATGCAGAAGGTCGCCGATTGGCTGGCCCCGGGCGGACGTATCTTGGTGCTCAGCTTTCATTCCTTGGAAGACCGGATCGTCAAGAACGCGTTCCGCCAGGAAGACCGCCTGGAAGTGCTGACAAAGAAACCCTTGCGCCCGACCGACCAGGAAATCCAGCACAACCCGCGCAGCCGGAGCGCAAAACTACGGATCGCACAGCGGCGTGACGCTGAATCTTGAGCAGCATTGCCCACATTTGTCGTTCGTGTTCGCACAAATGATCGGTCTTAGCAAGCGGACCGTCTGTGCCCCCACGAACGGATCGTACGGGTTATTTGCGTCGATGGACGCAGGTGGGTGAAGTTTCATTAAGTCCCCGACGTTCGCATTTCTCGAAACGTCGGGCTGGTCCGAAGATTGTCAACAGGCGGGTTCCCACGTCTGTGGCGATGGAACCGGCGAAGACAGGTGTTTGTCGGCCAGGAGGGCTTGTCAAACACAAAGCGGAACGGTCACGGCCCTTTTGGGGGCATTGTGATTGTTGATTCAGTCACGTCGTTGCAATCATGGATTCAAGGATGAATCATTCACTAAAGGCGTCAGCCTTGGCGTCTGCGCTGGCAGGTATCCTGGGCTTTACCCCAACGTTATCAGCCGATCAGTTCGTGCTGGCACAACCCGTGTTGTCCGATGTCGAAACGGGGCAACCGCACAGCGATTTCGCGCCGCGGGCCGATGAACCATCGCTGATCGAAGCCGACGGGGAGGGCGAATCGTCCGAACTGTTCGATGCACCGGAGAATGAGGCCGCCGCAGACGAAACGGCAGCGACCATCGAGGAGCTGACCGAAAAACTGGAAGCTCTGCAAAGCGACTGGGACGATTTCCAAGAAGGTTTGGACAAAAAAGCAGCCGCGGCCAAGAAAAAGCCGTCGACCAGCATCAACGGCCGGGTCCACATTGACAACTGGAACTTTGCGGAGACGGATCCAGGAATCAACATCATCGAAAATGGTGACCCGAATCATGACCCGGAAGACCGCTGGACGTTCCGCCGAATTCGTTTGGAATTGAAGGGCGATGTCCCTGGCGACATGTTTTGGCGGATGCAGATCGACTTCAACAACCCCAGCACGCCAGAAATCAAAGACGCCTACATCGGTTGGGCCGCTTTGCCCGGCAACAATCGGCTGATCTTGGGAAACCAAAAGCGTCCGTTGGGTTTGGACCACTTGAACAGTAGCCGCTTCAACGTATTCGCCGAACGTCCCCTGGCCGTTGAATCGTTCAATGAAGACGCCCGCCGGTTCGGTTTGGCGATGTACGGTCACAACGATGAAGAATCCATCGGTTGGGCCTACGGCATCTATAACCTGGAAAATATCAACACGTCCGGGCGATTCATCGGTGATGCGTTGCAGATGGGCGGTTACGCTCGCATCTGGGCGTCGCCATGGTACGACGAAACCAGCGGCGGTCGTGGTTACTGGCACTTGGGGTTGGCCGGTGCGGTCGCCAAGCCGGACGGCGACGGCGAAACGGACTTGGACGACAACAACAACGAGGGACGATTCCGTACCCGACCGCTGGCCCGTAGTTCGGAACGTTGGCTGAACACCGGACGCATCGAAGGTGCCGACTGGTACGAAGTGGTCGCGTTCGAATCCATCTTCAACGTCGGTTCGCTTCAGATCACCGGTGAATACTTCCTGACGCCGATGCAGCGTGACAACGTCGCCATCGACGACGATTTGTTCTTCCACGGCGGATACGTCTATGTGTCGTACTTCCTGACCGGTGAATTCAACCCGTACAAGCGATCCAACGGTGTTCTGGACCGGGTCAAGCCGTTTGAAAACTTCTTCCTGGTGGATCGCTGCCGCGGCGGATGCGGTTGGGGACTGGGTGCCTTTCAAGTTGCCGCCCGTTACGACCACTTGGACCTGAGCGACAGCAACATCCAAGGTGGTGTCGCCGACATGGCAACGCTTGGCTTCAACTGGCACTGGACCGCGTACAGCAAAGTCCAGACCAACCTGATCTGGGGCAACATCGAAGACAACGCCGCCGCGGCACCCTATGACGGTGGCGATTTCATGATCTGGGGGATGCGGTACATGGTCGACTTCTAATCGTCACACGCATCGATCCATCGCTCCGGTGCATCGGTTCGGTCCGGCCATCACGTCGGACCGTGGGGGATCCACCGTAGCCTTCCCACCGAATCTGAATCCCAAATCCAATGGAAAGTGTCATGAATATCCAACGTCTGTTTTCAAAAGTCGCCTTTCTGGTCAGTGTCGCCACCGCGTCGTTGTTTTCCAACACCGCACTGGCAGAATGCGGAACCTGCTGTGTCTGCCAAGCCAAACGGTGCCACGTCACCGTGGATACCGAAGAAGTTGATGTGGAATGCCGTGATGTCGAATGCGAAGACATCTGCATTCCGCCGGTCCGGTTCTGGTGGGAATGCGGTCCGCTGAAACCATGCGGTCGCATTCGAACCGTTCGCAAACTGGTAACCGAGACGCACACCAAAGAAGTCTGCACCTATGACTGGTCGGTCGTTACGGTTTGCAAGTCGTGTTATCGCAAGATCCACCGACTGCGATGCAAGCAACTGCACCTGAGCGAAAACACGCCGCCGGAACAGGTCGGCTTGCCGGCCATGTCGGAAGACGGAACCATTCGAATGGTGGTCAACGAAGAATGGGCCGCTGGTGGGTTCCCCGAATTGCACGTCGCGGCCGGCAAACCGCAGGTCGCCCGAGACGATCAGTCAGGGGAAACCGAAGACACCGCGATGGACTACTTTGCACCGATCGAAGTGAATCCGGTTCCCGACAAATTGGAATCAGCA is from Crateriforma conspicua and encodes:
- a CDS encoding OprO/OprP family phosphate-selective porin, which translates into the protein MNHSLKASALASALAGILGFTPTLSADQFVLAQPVLSDVETGQPHSDFAPRADEPSLIEADGEGESSELFDAPENEAAADETAATIEELTEKLEALQSDWDDFQEGLDKKAAAAKKKPSTSINGRVHIDNWNFAETDPGINIIENGDPNHDPEDRWTFRRIRLELKGDVPGDMFWRMQIDFNNPSTPEIKDAYIGWAALPGNNRLILGNQKRPLGLDHLNSSRFNVFAERPLAVESFNEDARRFGLAMYGHNDEESIGWAYGIYNLENINTSGRFIGDALQMGGYARIWASPWYDETSGGRGYWHLGLAGAVAKPDGDGETDLDDNNNEGRFRTRPLARSSERWLNTGRIEGADWYEVVAFESIFNVGSLQITGEYFLTPMQRDNVAIDDDLFFHGGYVYVSYFLTGEFNPYKRSNGVLDRVKPFENFFLVDRCRGGCGWGLGAFQVAARYDHLDLSDSNIQGGVADMATLGFNWHWTAYSKVQTNLIWGNIEDNAAAAPYDGGDFMIWGMRYMVDF